A genome region from Phaenicophaeus curvirostris isolate KB17595 chromosome 10, BPBGC_Pcur_1.0, whole genome shotgun sequence includes the following:
- the GPR17 gene encoding uracil nucleotide/cysteinyl leukotriene receptor, with protein MNGPVDSSSLLFNCSNQPNFSLETSEQCGKETHLENILFATFYFLDFILAFVGNALALWLFIRDQKSGTPANVFLMHLAVADLSFVLVLPTRLVYHFSGNHWPFGEIPCRLTGFLFYLNMYASIYFLMCISVDRFLAIVHPVKSIKLRRSLYAHVACGFLWVVVGVAMAPLLLSVQTVEMNNTTICLQLYREKASRHALVSLAVAFTFPFVTTVTCYLLIIRSLKSGNRVEKHLKEKAIKMIIMVLMIFLICFVPYHVNRYIYILHYNGTKTSCETQRALALSNRIASCLTSLNGAFDPIMYFFVAEKFREALCNLFCVRKTVMLSQTYEGKTNESSLSAKSEL; from the coding sequence ATGAACGGCCCAGTAGATTCCTCAAGCCTACTCTTCAACTGCTCAAATCAACCAAATTTCTCTTTGGAAACGTCAGAGCAATGTGGCAAAGAGACACATCTCGAGAACATCCTTTTTGCCACTTTCTACTTCCTGGACTTCATCCTGGCTTTTGTTGGCAACGCCCTGGCTCTTTGGCTCTTCATCCGAGACCAAAAGTCAGGCACACCTGCCAACGTTTTCCTGATGCACCTTGCTGTGGCTGACCTGTCCTTCGTGCTGGTCCTTCCCACCAGGCTGGTGTACCACTTTTCTGGAAATCACTGGCCATTTGGCGAGATCCCATGCCGACTCACTGGCTTCCTTTTTTACCTCAACATGTATGCCAGTATCTACTTCCTCATGTGCATCAGCGTCGACCGTTTCCTAGCCATCGTGCACCCCGTGAAGTCCATCAAGCTCCGTAGGTCCCTTTACGCCCACGTGGCATGTGGCTTCCTGTGGGTTGTAGTCGGGGTTGCGATGGCACCTCTGCTGCTCAGTGTCCAGACAGTTGAGATGAACAACACAACCATCTGCCTGCAGCTTTACAGAGAAAAGGCATCACGTCACGCCCTTGTGTCCTTAGCAGTGGCGTTCACCTTCCCGTTTGTTACCACAGTGACGTGCTACTTATTAATCATCCGAAGCCTGAAGAGTGGGAACAGAGTTGAGAAACACCTGAAGGAAAAGGCTATCAAAATGATCATCATGGTCCTGATGATCTTTCTGATTTGCTTTGTACCTTATCACGTCAATCGCTACATTTATATTCTCCACTACAACGGAACCAAAACTTCCTGTGAGACGCAGCGTGCTCTCGCCCTCAGTAACCGCATCGCTTCCTGCCTCACGAGTCTAAATGGTGCCTTTGACCCTatcatgtatttttttgttgccGAGAAATTCCGTGAAGCTTTGTGCAATCTGTTTTGTGTTAGAAAGACCGTGATGTTGTCTCAAACGTATGAGGGTAAGACAAACGAAAGCTCACTAAGTGCTAAATCTGAACTGTGA